From Veillonella dispar, one genomic window encodes:
- a CDS encoding helix-turn-helix transcriptional regulator has product MASKKAVLVYILEILKSETDANHTLSQEEIRSILAERYEVSVDRKTLGRHLNDLYESGDFGIQCEESAVGADGTIRRTDFYMIHTFEDSELRLLIDGILASRHITASQRKDLISRVAKLGSSHFKPHGIDIESATGYLHRSQDLFLNIDLIEEAIQKGRKISLAYCQPDVDKRLHINLGPDNKERKYVFNPFQLVMNRGHYYLVGNHENYDDMSTLRVDRIAHITVLSERRKPLREIKGYHQQRTFNVSQYVKEHIYMFGGESVTVSFKAKRSIVNQILDWFDGNVEFTSVTADDVVCRVRVNHDAFKYWALQYMQSVKVLSPASLVAEVKEAIKEGLEQYS; this is encoded by the coding sequence ATGGCATCTAAGAAGGCCGTTCTAGTATATATACTAGAAATCCTGAAAAGTGAAACGGATGCTAATCATACTTTATCTCAAGAAGAGATTCGCAGTATATTAGCCGAGCGGTACGAGGTATCCGTCGATCGGAAGACCTTAGGCCGTCATTTAAATGATTTATATGAATCTGGTGATTTTGGTATTCAATGTGAAGAGTCTGCCGTAGGAGCAGATGGCACGATTCGCCGTACTGATTTCTATATGATTCATACCTTTGAAGATTCAGAATTGAGATTATTAATTGATGGTATTTTGGCTTCTCGCCATATTACCGCATCTCAACGTAAGGATTTAATTAGTCGTGTTGCTAAATTGGGGAGCTCTCATTTCAAGCCTCATGGTATTGATATTGAAAGTGCTACGGGTTACCTTCATAGAAGTCAGGACTTATTCCTTAACATTGATCTCATAGAAGAAGCAATACAAAAGGGGAGAAAAATTTCCTTGGCTTATTGCCAACCTGACGTGGATAAACGTTTACATATTAATCTTGGTCCAGATAACAAGGAGCGGAAGTATGTATTCAATCCATTCCAACTAGTTATGAATCGGGGACATTATTACCTAGTTGGGAATCACGAAAATTATGATGACATGTCTACATTACGTGTCGATCGAATTGCGCACATTACGGTGCTTAGCGAACGGAGAAAACCTTTACGGGAGATAAAGGGCTATCATCAGCAACGCACCTTTAATGTGTCGCAATATGTAAAAGAACATATCTACATGTTCGGCGGTGAATCTGTTACTGTAAGCTTTAAGGCGAAGCGCTCCATTGTGAATCAAATTTTAGATTGGTTCGATGGCAATGTGGAATTCACCAGCGTTACAGCTGATGACGTTGTATGCCGTGTACGTGTTAATCACGATGCCTTTAAGTATTGGGCACTTCAATATATGCAAAGTGTGAAAGTACTTTCACCAGCATCCCTCGTAGCAGAAGTAAAAGAAGCTATTAAGGAAGGCCTAGAACAATACTCATAA